The DNA sequence ACAAAAGCGCTTCCGAGtggcactgcatctctgtgcaaGAGGTTTCACTGCAGTCCctagtttgaatccaggctgcatcacatctggccttgattgggagtcccatggggcggtgccaattgacccagcatcgtctgggtttggccggggtaggccgtcattgtaaataagaatttgttcttactgactcgcctagttaaataaaggttcaattaaaaaatacttgtttttattacagacagacatactcctcagcacccccctccagatgatcctgcaggtgaagaagcagaATATGTACGTCCTGGActagcgtggttacacgtggtctgcggttgtgaggctggttggactttctgccaaattctttaaatcGACATTGGTGGTAAGCATGTGGTAGAGATATGAACATTaaaatctctggcaacagctctggtacacattcctacagtcagcatgtcaattgcacaatCCCTAAaatcttgagacatctgtggcattgtgttatgtgacaaaactgcacattttaaagtggcctttaattgtcccccagcacaagttgcacctgtgtaatgatcatgctgtttaatcagctacttgatatgccacacctgtcaggtggatggattagcttggcaaaggagaaatgctcactaacagggatttaaaCATTTTggacacaacatttgagagaaataagctttttttttgttttctgtaaactttttatttcagctcatgaaacatgggaccaaccctttacatgttgcgtttatatttttgttcagtgtatattttgCACTAGCTTGGGGATAGTTGAAACTAAACTCCAATCTAGGTAGTTTTCAGTAGCCATGTAGCAGTGTAACTAACAATCTAGTATACACTAATTTTCTTGCAAAAATTAAATATGGGTGAAGTAGGAAATAATGTCCTTTATTTTTCAGCATCATCCTGCCTAATTATCACTTGAAACATGTTTAATAGGCAAAATTACACCTTGTTAACATATGACCCCAAAGTGATTTGTTCTGGCAATTTGTAGTCTATTACATTTCAGATTCACATAATTTTCCAAAGTAGTtaactactttttcaaagtaaaCTTAATGCTTACGggtagctttagtgtagcttacgggtagctttagtgtagcttaacttcTAGTGTGAAGTAATTGGCTACCTGCCCTTTACCAAGCtacctagtggttagtgttgggccaataaccgaaaggttgcgtgattgaatccccgagctgacaaaggtaaaaatctgttgttctggccatgaacaaggcagttaacccacggttccccggtaggctgtcattgtaaataagaattgtgTTCTTAACCGACAtgtctaattaaataaaggtttaaaaacaaGACTATTTCCAGAGTAGATTCCCCAAAACGGCCTTTATCCCACTGTCACTACACCTCCAAATCATTGAGTTTTAGTGTATCTAATTATTCAGAAAAAGTATGCAATTGCTTTGGTTATGTATTCACTTTTGAGGATTATACTTGGATAAACAGCAGTATGCAGTATGATAAAAATTCTACCAAGCCCATGTGATGACAAGGTGACACTACGACGTTGTTAAAGACATCCATTCAATGTACAGATTACAGAAGTGTGCCGAGGTGCTCTATAATTGTTTGATAGGGCCAAATGTCACGTGTGTCTGCTTACTTCAATTCAGCAATTTGACCTTACGGCTAAGGTGACAGGAAGGAGGATACCTAGGATACCTTGCACAACTGAACACATTCAACCAAAGTGTCTTTTGCTTTTAACCCAATCCCTCTGGTTAAGGTGAGCAATGCTCTGAGAGATTGCACCAGAACCGGTTATCTATTCATTATTGAACTAAATGAGACAACGGAGGGACCTCCCTGAACTTGTACAATATATACACTCCAAATCACCCAGTCTTCCACGCAATTCCCCAAACCTCATTTCCAACCAAGGCCACTTTGTATAGAAAATCCACCCATCTTCAGTATAAGTTTCTTCCTTACCAGTTGCTCTTTGGAAGTTTAGGCTCCAATCTCAGTTAAATTCTTTGACATGGATTTGTAGAAAGTGCACAAATTGATGATTGATTGGTGCCAATTAGTTATTCTAACGTTAGCCAAACTTTCCTTGACATACAGCTTCTTTTGGCAAGTAATAAATATTTTCAAATTGTAAAGTTATAGTATAGTCGGATGTGAGAAGAGAACGCACTTGTAGCCAAGCGTGATAAGACATACTGTGGCTCAATTCATAAGTTTGGTACCTTGTCAGTCATTGATTTGTCAGTTTATAAAGTTCTTCACCTCAGCCATCCTCTTGGAGCTCTGTGAAGATGTACTGATCGAAGGGTCTTGGAGGCAATTCATGTGGTGCATTCATCCATTTTCAAGAGCTGTGTGGGTATAAAAACTGCCCCTGGTAATCCTATCCCAAGATGAACCTCTCCCACATGGTTTAGGATGACAGAGGCAAAACACGATCAGAGGGGATCAAACATTTATTTACCCTTATTAAAAGTTACAATAAAACCATGAACATCTTTAAAACAATAGCAAAATAAAAGAACCAAAGATATTGGCCAAAACATATTTACAGAGACAAATTGCAGATAAAAAGCACATTTTGTACACAACCCCAACCCCTGCATCATAAACTCTGAAATGTGAATACTACAAGACCCAGAAAGCGCAAATGTGGTTTTAGCCAGAAAATTATCAAAATGCACAAAGACGTCGCCTTTTCCACCTCCCCTGGTTTAATGTATTTTTCCTATACAGCACAAAATACTTGAAATTTGGGGGTAAAACATAGGAATGTAGAATTCAAGAAATGAGTAAGATCATTTGAAAGGTTTATGTCCATATAACAGTCATTTTGAGTGAAGGATATGGTCTGCCCTGCTCCATAACCGCTGTCAACTATTAGATCCCAAGATATAACAAATTAAAATGTTATAGGGCTGCCACGCTGTTAAAAGGATGCGTCTCCATGAATTGGGAAATTAAGTCAGTATTCCAGATTCGTTCTACATCCAATCCAAAACCTTCCCCACGCGCCAGTTCCAGTAAGTACCATGAGGGGGCACCGTAAGCCAACAGTTTCATCATGAGAGGGCCGGTGAGATTCCAATCAGCAGAGAAATGATAAAGGCAGTGAACTGGTGGCTGAATCAGCAAATGTGATATATCCTTCTTCATTTGTCTTCGTTTGTAGTTTTGTTTATAACGTTAAGAATGTGGCACGAGTCTCTCATATATACTTTAATCTTGGAAATAACGTTCAAGTAGCCGTGACGGGCACGGTCACTCTGCCTTGGGCTCGGCCTCGGATGCTGCGGGTGTCGTGACCTCTGCAGGGGTGGCAGCCTCCTCGGCGGGGGCTTCCTCTGCTGGAGGGGCTTCCTCTGCTGCTGCTGCGGCCTCACTTTCTGGGGCCAGAGTGGCCTCCTCCTTGGCCTCTGCCACAGGCTCGGTAGCCGGCGTCTCCTCTTTGGTCTCCTTGGCTGCGTGGCCATTCTCCTCTGGCTTGTCCTCCGCCGAGGGGGAGGCGGCCTCCTTGCCCTCCTCACTATTCTTCTTGGTCTTCCTCAGCGAGATGCCCTTGAACTTGAAGGAGTTCTTCAGGGAgaatttcttcttcttcttggcaTCCTTTGCGGCCTCCCCTTCGGCCTTGACCGCATCTCCTTCAGCAGCAGGGGCGGCCTCGATGGCGTCGCCAGCACCCATCTCACCCTGTTTGGCTGGCTCGGCTATGCCATTCCCGTCTACGGCAGCTGCATCCCCATCAGGCTTGGCAGAGACATCTCCATTGGTTTTAACATGGCCGTTCTCCTGTGGACAACAGCGAGAAACCATTTACACATATGTGGAGAACAATTAAATTATCAAAATAAACTGGTATTGGGGAGAACGCTACAGCAGCCCATACCTGTATGCAATTGATTCATAAGTATACAGGCAAATGTTAGACCCAGGAAATGGTTCGTGGGATAAAAAGACAGACTGCTTTTTTCGGGAGCAAATTCAAGTAGATTGTGGTGTATGGCCAACCAAGTATAACAGGTTGTCATTGTGGACAATTATTTGACCGGGTCAAATGCACAACAAAACGCTTCATATGCACCGCACCGCTTGTTTGCATTACTCCCATCGACCACGTGGAGGCATAAGTGCTCCGCGACAACAGCAATCCGAATTTTGGAACAAAGGACTCCGATCAAATTAAGAAGCAGATTAGTTGTGCTATTCGTTGCAAAATGTCAATATCGTACATTTGTATATTTCTTGCCATTCAAATAACCCAAACGATCTAAAATGTATGTTATGTAAATTTGTGATATCAAACTTAACTATAATAATTGAATCTCCTATAATCTTTAGGCCAAAGAAAATGTAAATTAACCAGAGAATGCACCAACTGGTAGGCGTGCCGCCTCAATGAGACAGTAGACTGGCAATTGCACCCATTTTTTACAACCATCAACTACAGTAGTATAGCGAGTCATCCAGATAACGGGCATGCGAGCGGCATGTGCAATAAAACAAGGTCTGACTTTACAATTTAACGTTTTCATCTCTACAAATGAAGGAGTATATCGAAAATAGCACAACATAGTCCGAGAGCTTTTTTAAAAATATACAACGCTTTGCTGGCCCCGTGCACATTGTTCAAGCCTCGAGCAAACTCCATCTGTTGTTCGGCGAGTGGGCGATCGCTGCCAATTTATAGCGCCAACTCATGAGAGATCTAGTTGAATTAAAACTGATATTTCCATTCATGTGATAATAATTTGAGAATTTTTTAAACAGCCCCGGTGTTACTTTATTAGGTAAAAAGTTCGAGACGAATTTAACAAAGGGGTTTGGTGGTTAACCACCCAATCATGCACACATTTTTAAACAAAATACAATCTAAACATGAGGTTTTCATCCAAATATGATTTAGCTAATTATTAAGTAACGTTAAATATAATGTTCACTGGTAGGCGTGAGGTCTCGCAAGTCTGGTAACGTTAACACGTTGCCCATGCAACTCACGCTGGACGAGGGCGTTGGGTGCCAAATGTAGAAGCATGCAACTGGACTTGTCTTACCTGGCCATTTGTTTTAGCGATAGCCGGGTCGGCGACCGCTTTCCCCTCAACAGCTACTCCACCCTTGGACAACTGAGCTCCCATATTTTAGGTTTTCTAAACAAAAAAGAAAATCTAAAAGAAAAACCTCGAAGTTTCACGGTTTAAAATCCAGTACAGAGAAAGGTGGATCTTGCCAGATTTTTAAATCCGTGTTTATCCCTTTCCTTACGTTGGAAAGCAACAACAGTTTCCCAGCTTTAGTAGACAACAAACCTCGCGGCTGCTGAACTCAAATTAAAGAACGCTAAGCCTACAAGTGTGAGTATTTCAACTGTGCATCAAAATCGTAGAGGACTCCACCTAGGGGCGTGACTTCACTGACATACCCAATCTGCAACCATGGGTTGGAAATCCTCTTCCCGCCCCCTTTCAACGAGATTATTTTTTCCTTTACATATGGTATTAATATGGTGAGAATTGTATCTGTATTTACTGATTTTTCTATTACATAATTTAAAGCCCGAAGACATATTTTCAGTCAATGGCTTCTAggtcgttttttgttgttgctgtggtTCTGCTCTTTGCAGGCAAGTGCACGCTTTGAGAGAAGGGCGGAGAATCAGAAAATAACTCATGACAGGCAGAGACCCCCGAAAAAAACAAATCCGTCGTGGTCAGATTATGATGACACCTAACATCTCAGAAATGCCTTTACCTACTAGGCCTGTTGTCCAGTCTGGAAGATAGGAGGCAACTGTAGATTGTATTTTTATTTGCTCGTGTATttctttttaactctgcattgttgggaaagggctcgtaagtaggaatttctacacctgttgtattcggtgcatgtgacaaataacattgatTTGAACACAACACTTGTTCATATCTTGCAGTTTCCAAGCACTCTACTCCAAATTAATCAAATGAGAAAATCTTCCATATGCTTGCACTACAATACTAGACTTCACAGTGTCATTATTTATGGAATGGGTCTAACTGAGGTAAATCAAGTCCAAGATCAGTGAATACATCTATCCCGATAGTATGGTCCATCACAGCTCTCTCACCTCCACTAATACTCCCTTCCTGCATGAAAATACATCACACAAGAGGGCCAGtggtgacccgtcattcagggcaggtgggcttgcctgttttgcttgttattttggcattaatatgtgtcccgtatcagtttgcaaacaatgtaaaaaaaaaagaagcttcatacaaacatggtctcttttttgctttcttgaataaggcagctccaaaatgtaggtgtttcagcctagctcagtgctttctgtggtggtggggctagccagcagaaaatacagagcgttgCACCTCAGTTTTCTgtcatgattggctcagtgttctgtcactcatgggataGTACGTCATCCCCAATTCTAAGGATAGAGCTTGAAAATATTTGCCCCTTGGGTTCTGAAATGGAGTTgtattagaagtgcccatccaagaaggctcaaggccATTGGCCACAGATAGAATGACATCAAACATGTTATAACTACAGTagcttttttttaacctttactggacatgtcaacatcttactttcaaaatcttagttagcaagctagcagtcgtcaacatgaatcaagtcgacagtCAAATCCTTTTCAGTTCTTGTCTCATGAAGAACAATTATAGGGTGGAGAATCTGAAAATATATGATTAAGTGTTGTGTTCaaatttgtcacgtgcgccgagcTCTAACCTTAGAATTGGGGATGACGTACGGTCCTCATCGGCCATTGGATATAAACAAGttgaaatcgcaaattcaacaatgagtggtttgtgaaggaatcagtggctaactgtgagttcaagacaactgggaactcgggaaaaaTAAGCTACGACTGGTAAAATATGTTGTGAACGGTCATTCATTTCTCTTTGATGACAacatttgcccacgaaggaccgaCAGCACCACTTTCCTGTTCAAGCACATCACAATGTGAGTCCAAGAATGTCTTATGCTGCTTCATAAATTATATAGAATGCCagagagatatgtatactgtagctaaagtAATacaaagtgtatgttgtgtagtaagctgttagtagcccatgtgcctcaccctaataatttggtctattttcaccaatgcggtattgtaaacacatcattCATGGTCGGTGTGTGCTTGTTTGCCTATaatctgttttagagaaatgcaatcatcgaatattgtaagagctttcattgtctgtttacatgtaagaacggcccatgttctgaattctgtcactacatttcaaaagtgctgaacaaatagttatagttatagttatgtCTACGTCCGTCGTCTCTCGCTCATTAATA is a window from the Oncorhynchus keta strain PuntledgeMale-10-30-2019 chromosome 35, Oket_V2, whole genome shotgun sequence genome containing:
- the LOC118368397 gene encoding MARCKS-related protein 1-A-like, which encodes MGAQLSKGGVAVEGKAVADPAIAKTNGQENGHVKTNGDVSAKPDGDAAAVDGNGIAEPAKQGEMGAGDAIEAAPAAEGDAVKAEGEAAKDAKKKKKFSLKNSFKFKGISLRKTKKNSEEGKEAASPSAEDKPEENGHAAKETKEETPATEPVAEAKEEATLAPESEAAAAAEEAPPAEEAPAEEAATPAEVTTPAASEAEPKAE